The window TTCTCGTCGGGGGCTCTTGTTTGTCGTCGGAGCTCGTCGGGGTTCGAGGGAGGGTTCGAGGGAGAGGACGTCGTCGATGTTTCGGGGGCTCTTCGGCGGCGTCGTCGTCTTCGGGGTTGATCAGTCGTCTTCGGGAAGTTGGAAACGAGAGAGAGGGAGTGAAAGGAGAACTGGGGAAAGGAAGACGGGggagaatgaaaatcaaattttttttttttaataaagggtaaaactgaAGGTCAAAAATGATAAACTTATTAATCACCTGTTAAAAGTGGAAATTCCCCTCTTACgagggttattccatcaaatttcccctttttcatctaattttttttaagggtttttgttaataataataataggcaGCATCTTGGAATTCTTCAATTTAGTAGACTTCTTAGTGATAagagtataattttttttaaaattatttatgtgacataaataaataaataattaatattactaaaattatttttctctcctattattaattattttctctcttctattattaattattttttctctcttcttattaaataatttatatcatataaaataacaaaaaaaaaagagataataaaaaataaataaaaaatatttgataaataaatgaattgaaaagtcataaaaataaaagagataaatttataatttaactaatcagtgatattaattaggggttatggtttagagtttagaatttagagtttagggtttaaagtttaggatttagaatttatttaaacatgttattaaaatatttaatgcgagagtttgttgtaaattattgagtttattattaaatgagataataaatatcaaataaatgagtaaaagataaattaatttgtagagatagagagagaaattatttaataagaggagagagaaattaattaataagaggagagaatattgttttaattattattatatttttatttatttattaattccagTAGGGGCCACGTAGACCATCGCTCTCTCAGTCGCTATCTCCCAATTGCGCTCTTATCAATcctctaatttatttataattgtcaCTTAGTTtctgttaaaataaactataagtccaatgatttaaaaaaagttagtttaaaattgaaattaaccctcaaataaaaataaaataaaattaacatttaggTCATTGAAAACCCATTTCTTTCAAACATTTATTCAgtgttaaaaagaaaaatagaataaaattcttccatttattaaaagaaaaagacaaataaaattaagaatataggTTGCCATTATATAACCCAGTTTTATTTAAGAAAGAACTTAAATAAGGTGAGGTGGGTCTATGGAGAAAACAATACTCATATATTTTAAGGTTCCAATCatggaaaatgtaaaaaaaaagaagtaaaagcACAAAAGAGAATCCAAGTAAGTATCAATCATCATATCATCAGTAAGAAACACAGAAAAGAAACCACCAAATgaatctttaattattattatgtaagaTCATCCTCCTCCAGCTCCTTAGCCTTCAACATATCCTTCACTCTCAGCAAAAGTGTTGTCTTCCAAGCATCCTGCCAAATAGTAATATATGCCCATAAAACACAATCCCTCCTTCATACATCCTACTTAAATGCTTCATGTTCGATATCTCGGTTTACATCCAGAGATATAGATGAGAAACCGTTAATAAACTTCTGAATTTTcgaatacaaattaaaaataccaGCTGAGTCATGCTGTCATATTCCTTCAATGCCTCAGTGAACTTTGCAACATCTTCTTGGTCAATTGCTTCAGCCAAATCCTGCCATGagaaaagataaaaacaagCAAAAACATTCATGAGGTTTTAAGCCTTTCAAAGAAGCTATAGTAGGTTATTATTATGGTGATACATACCGCCAATAATCTGTACTCACGTGTCCCAGAAAATGTTGGATCGAGGTCCTGCCATGCCAATAGTGCAAATTTCATATACTGCATTGAGAATAAGTGCACTAAGATTTAACCATAATTACTGAGAAGGTTCAGTACAGAACCTGATATTGCTCTAAAGCATTGCTGATTGCAACTGTCTCCCCTTTCCCCTTACAAAGTTGGCAAATCCCAGCATTAAGAAGATGTCCTTTAACTCCATACTTCAGCAAGTTGTTGTTCAATGATTGTCGTGCAATATCTTcatatatttcaattgatgtCTGATACCTgaagataaatattattaagaatattttaatgttgaattaCTGGAGAAATAGAAAATACATGTTCTGTCATTATTATGATTCCAACAGAGATATCATGTGATCGACCTAAAGCATTCAAGAACATGCATTAATTGATGAATTAGCAGTATAGATTTCATAAAGATAACTTCATAGTTTGTATATTATTGGAGGTTCTTACTGTTCTAATTGAGCGGCAAATTGAGCAATTTTCTGCCTGCACTGGTTTGCCGAAGTAGATACATCTTCACTTTGGAAAAGATCCGCAGCCTTTTCATAGTAGGCAATAGCTTGCTCCAAGTTATGTTCAGATTCTGAAATTTCAGCAATTTCCTGCACATCAAATCAGAAAAGATCAGCAGAAATCATCCTCTTCATAAGACAATCCATCAATATCCTGTGGGTTTTtccatttaaatataata is drawn from Impatiens glandulifera chromosome 3, dImpGla2.1, whole genome shotgun sequence and contains these coding sequences:
- the LOC124932121 gene encoding alpha-soluble NSF attachment protein codes for the protein MADQIARGEEFEKKAEKKLSGWGLFGSKFEDAAELFDKAANSFKLAKSWDRAGAVYVKLANCHLKSDSKHEAASSYADAGHCYKKINSKESVSCLEQSVNLFMEIGRLNMAARYYKEIAEISESEHNLEQAIAYYEKAADLFQSEDVSTSANQCRQKIAQFAAQLEQYQTSIEIYEDIARQSLNNNLLKYGVKGHLLNAGICQLCKGKGETVAISNALEQYQDLDPTFSGTREYRLLADLAEAIDQEDVAKFTEALKEYDSMTQLDAWKTTLLLRVKDMLKAKELEEDDLT